From Microtus ochrogaster isolate Prairie Vole_2 unplaced genomic scaffold, MicOch1.0 UNK1, whole genome shotgun sequence:
GCACACTCTTCACAGCTGGCCCgggctacctgagaccttgtcttaaaagcaacaacaaaacaaaacaaaggagataCACACTTAGGAATACATTAAGATCCGTGTTGTGCTTAAGGCGCAGCAAGAtgatgagagaggaaagagaaatgcgGTAGAATTGGGGCTTTCTCGCAGTGGTTGACCTCTGACTGCCCGTAAATTCCATGAGTTCTGCCACTGGTGGTTGTTTTCTTGGTCGTAAAGGGCTTTTTGTGACATTCATTATTGATGAGGTTGGGAATTGTTGCTTGGCTTTACATTACCATTATGCTAATGGAGGCATATTGAGTTTGAAAGAGTTCCCACAGGAGTGGAGCTGGGGACGCCTGGGACCAGGATCATATGAGGAATGGCAGTAAGGGGAGACTTGTCTCGAAGCTAAATAGTAACTCTGTTGGGCCTGGGGTGCATGCAGCTCTGGCCGAGTGCATGTTTGCCTCTCTGAGTCCTGAGTTCCACGCTCAGCACAGCTAAAGAGCTCCATTCTAGCACTGCAGAAAGTTACCACAGTGCTTGGTTGTCCCTGGTTTCTTTAGGCTCAATCTAATTATAAGCTAACTGGTTATTTGAATACCTATATAGCTGtcttatttaagaagaaaaaaggccGGACCACTGCAGCCTGCTACAGACAATTGAAGTATTATGTCatcaatttcaaaatatatattattgattattttatgtgcatggaggTAAGGGACACCTCACAGGAATTATTTCTAGTCTGTCATGGCTGAACTTTCTAACCCTCGTGCAGAGTAAATTGTTTGCTCGTCCCTGCCTGCCTTTTATAGTTCTGTGCTTTGGTTAGACTGCATCTTCTTGATGGCCTTTGCTGCCagaatttcatgatttttctgcCATCACCTTGCCTTTTCACACCCAGAAAAAATTCTCCTCTGAACTCTCACTAGCACTTGGTACATGACTGTGTTTCTGTATTTACTAAGTGACAGATTCCCAGCGTACAcaatcttgttttcatttttttctgctgttttgagTTAATTGACTGTATGATGCACAGCGGAGTTGCCAAAATTCTCCCTTTTAGCAAGGCAGTGGCGCatgcgtctttaatcccagcacttgggaggcagaggcaggtgagtcttggagttcgaggccagccttgtctacagaatgagttttatgacagccatggctatacagagaaaccctgtcttgaaaaaacagaacaaaaactttCCCTTTTAGCAAGGTATGGAGTGCAGGTGTGttatgccagcactcaggaggctgaaagaaGCCACTAAGAAAGCTTTGactgtgggagaaagaaaaggtgtgaTCATAGTCCAGTGTACGGGaactttttttcaattaaaaattaaaacaaaaatgtgttttggGTGGGGGAAGAAGCTGGGGTAGAAGTGCTCctttttcaaaaaaggaaaaagaaaatctcctttGCATTTGCGCTCAGATGAGTACATTCTGTTCAGAAGCTGTATAGGTGGGGAGTGTATTTACTTCTGAAACTTGATGGTAGACAGTTATTTTTCCTAGgttgacagtttttaaaattaatgagtCTGCTTGTGgattctccctcttcttttttagGGCACTGTCTTTAGTCTTGAGTCTGAGGAGGAAGAATACCCGGGAATCATTGCAGAAGATAGTAATGACATTTATATCCTGCCTAGTGACAACTCCGGACAGGTCAGTCCCCCGGAGTCCCCAACGGTGACCACATCTTGGCAGTCTGAGAGCCTACCTGTCTCGCTGTCTGCTAGCCAGAGTTGGCACACAGAAAGCCTCCCAGTCTCTCTCGGGCCTGAGTCCTGGCAGCAGATTGCCATGGACCCGGAAGAAGTGAAGAGCTTGGACAGTAGCGGGGCTGGGGAGAAGAGCGAGAACAACTCCTCTAACTCTGACATCGTGCAcgtggagaaggaggaggtgcCAGAGGAGGCGTTCCCGGAAGCTGCCGCTCCCTTGCTCCCACAGATCACCACCAAGGAAGCCTCAGAAATGAGAGTTGAGAAAGCCAGCCCCACTCCATCTGTGTTTGTGGAGTTTGGTGaggaggagctggaagcagcAGCGGCAGCAAGACCTGCTGCCTTGGAGGGGGCGGAGTCAGCCGTCCAGCTGAGTGCAGAGGGAGCTGGGGGCAGGAAAGAGAGCCACACTGGGGAGGCCATTGCTGCCGGGGTAGCCAAGAGTGCCATGCCCATTGAGGGCAAGGCTGTACTGCTATTTGGAGGGGCTGCTGCAGTGGCCATCCTAGCTGTGGCAGTTGGAGTTGCATTGGCTCTAAGGAAGAAGTAACAGCTTTTCAGAGGAGAAAGCAGACAAAAGGACCTGCGGCTTTAGTTGTATTCACTGGAACATAGACTGCCAACGGCTGGCTGGACACTGGCAGGACACTGGGGGAGCTGGCTTGACACAGAGTGTTCACACTGGCCTGGTTGTCATCCTGAGGGCCTTGGTGCACACCATATTCGGCAGGGTAAGAGTGCAGTTCCCGTCTAGGACAGGCCTGAGCACCCTTACCTCTCAGTAATTCTCTGTAGGAGGCTGCCCTGTGCGCGTAATGATCGGAAacagccctggcttccatctAGACGCCAGTGGCACCCCACTCTAGGAAGGACAGCCAAAAATGTCTCCTACATTGCCAAATGTCCACTGTGGGCAAAGTCATTCCCCGTTGAGGGCCACTGCTTTAAGGGATAGGGTTCAATTAAGAGAATGTGggggaggaagctgcagctgGGGACAGCCAGCTGTTCATCCTGTTGCAATTTCTCGTTTTTGCCGGTTTCCCATTCTGCAGCGTGAGGTGCTCTTCCATTGCATCACCTCTCAGGTACTGCAGCACAGTGTGGCTCACCCTGCACCCTTCTACCCAGCAAACCCCCGAAGCCTCCCTGGCTCCATCTTTCAAAGATGCTGCTGCTAGGAACTGTTTAAAAGATAAATAcccaggccaggtgtggtggcaccatctgtaatcccagtatataggaagcagaggcaaggagatttAGCacgagttcaaagctagcctggtgtacatactgagtttgagaccagccaggactacatgctGAAACCTTGTTCCAAGAGATTAATGTGTTAGAGCTGTGTAGACTTAAGGTGCCCTAGTCTGATTGCCAGTGCAGGTTACAGGCTGTGGTCATTGTTCTTAGAGGCAGGAAGGCAGTCTCCACAGCCTGTCCAGGTCTGCTGGTACGTGTGGCCAACCACCCCACGTGTCCATGACACCTGATGGCATTTGCATCATCTAGGACCCTGGGTTAGTGTTTCCCAGTACCTGACCTTGGTCTTTGGAACACCATCAGCTTCCCTGGGGGTCTCCTGCCATGTAGGAAGCAGTGTCATTGTTTGGCTACAGAAAGTTGGAGCATAACTCTTATTCAATGTAAATCattgaaataaatgataaaattttatcatttactaTTAGGTATCACTTAGTGaaaagtgggacagaaacttgAATTTAAGACCAAGACTGCTGCTCAGGTGCTGTTTGGTCTTCAGAGTTCAAGAGGAGACCTCTTGGCCTGAACTCTGGTCAGCCCAATGCTAGGGTGACAGACCAAGAGGCCCTGTGCACTCACTCACCTGTACTTAGTGGGACTCAGCAGGGTCTTCTGTCATTTGGCTGACCCCATCCCTCAAGGAGGGGTGGAACCTGACCCTGTCATGCCTGGGGGCCACAGTGCCACCTGCAAGGCTCACGTGCTTGGTAAGAAGTCTTCTCAGATTTAACTTAGTCATGTAACATTACACTTCTTAGATTctgaaatttataataaaaataattttaactactCTGATCACCAAGAGATGATGTTTTAAAtatgcttgatttttaaaaattattttgtaaagaaaactATCCCTTAAAAAGTACTTGAAAGAGCGGATCAGGAAGAGATTTGAGCATGTTTGTGTCCTGTCGCTGTGTCGCACTGTGATGCCTGTTGCTGTCCTGTGGGTGTAAGGGCTCTAGTGTGACCAGAGGTGGTGGGAGTATGTCCTGGTTCTCACAGCTCAGAGACTGGTGGGTTGCcttaccttgattttttttttttcaaaagagtttTCTTCCAGCGTTAACCCTTTGGAACTTTGGGTTCTCACTGGTGTAGCCCATTTAAGGGCTCACTGCCACATTCAGGTGGGAGTGGCTAAGAAGTCTGTTATAGGATGGCTGTATCTGCTCTCCACCAAGGCAGGGACAGGGAAGACGCGGTACTGTGCTAACTGCTTGTTGTTGTGTTTTACTACCCCATGAACACTAACCTGGTTTGCCCAACTATCTCTTTCTGGGTGATGGTAAGTAGGTGACTTCCCATTGGTTCTCTCTACACGGAATCTCATTCCCGGGAGATAGGCATGTTGTATTTCACTGCCCTCTGCTTGGCAATGGGACAGAGTAGCCACCACAAGTGTTGCTGTACTTCCTAGGTTTGCTGTTGCTctaaatggataaaaataaataggcaGTCTacccatgtagcctaggctggtcttgaatttgtagTCCAGCCTCAGgactgagattataagcatgtgtcaccacacctggtctTTCTGTCACATTAAAATTAGTTCTCAAGTCCTTCTGGGGACTGACAGGAGGCTGTTCTTGCCCCTGGACTAAAGATTCAGCATGCATTCAGCCTGACTGGGGCGCACAGCATCAGAATCGAGTCACCGCAGCTCTGCTGTTGCTGGTGAACCAGAGTTTTACTAGTTCTGGAGATTGTCGCCTGTGTGTGTACCTCAGCCCTGCCTAGATTTCTTAACTGCTCCATTCTGCGAAATGATTGGTGCTCACTTAGCCAAAATCAGTGAGGTTTTCCTGACAGACACACCAGGACTAAAGAATACCAACTTAATCTTCTGTACTGACGTGGCAAATCTGAGTCGCGTGCCTTAGCAGGAGGGCCTTGCCTGATCATCACTGCCTCTAGAAGGTGGtctagatcagcagttctcaaccagTGGGCCAAGACCCCTTGGGGAGGGGTGTTGTATATCAGCTGTCCTGCATACCAGGGGTTTACAATTCCTCTCAGTagtaaaattagttatgaagtagcagcagaataattttatggttggaggtttCCTCACCACAATACGCAGTGTCACTGCAgtgggaaggttgagaaacactgctctagaaAAACATGCCTGTTTGGGTTCATATGTACCTCACCCAGAGCATCCCCGGCCCCTCCTGCCTGTGTCCAGTCCCTTCAGGTATCATTTGTCCCAGGGAGAGTGAGGTTCTCTGAGCCTGGTTCTTGGAACCACAGCTGCCACTGCTTGTCTTGGCCTCTGTGCTAAGTTCCCCAGCCAGAGAACACAGTGTCTGCACTGCCTTTTGCTCTGAAGGGGAGATGTGGGCATTGAGCTTTTAAGAGCTACTTATAGAAACTACGCTTTATAGCTAAGAAAAAGTCCTTTCCTTACTCTTATTTTAGATCTTCATGAGCTCTCTGCTCACTAGTATGATCAGCCTtggtcggtctgtctgtctgtctctgtctcacacacacacacatgattttagCAGCAGGATAGCACTAAGAACCTTCATTTGTGAGATGGCTATGGCCTGCCATGGTAGTATACCTTCTGAGTGAGCTTTGTGGGGGTCGTTGCCCCTTTTGCTGATATTGATTGAACACTTAATACACACCAGAGGCTACGGGACTTTCACTCCGTCAGGTCCTGGGAGCTGCTCACTCTAGACTTCCCATGTTAATGAGTAGGAACTCACCCAGAACTCATGGTTCATGTGGCCTAGCTTATCAGAGGCAAGGCAGCGGGTGAAAATTCCTGACTCCAGGCCCAGTGCAGCGTCCCTTTAGCCACTGGGTGAGCGCCCCAGGATCACCCTGTGGCGGTTCTTGATGTTCAGTAGCCGTATTTAATGTGTGTTTCCATAAACAAAGTCGGACTGTCAGACACAGCTGTCATCCCAGGCATGCAGTGTGACAGATGAAGGCAGCCACTTGACACCTCTCTCCCCTTGGCAGTTTTTGATCCCTCTGGTCCTTTCCCCTGTGGTGACCATCAGTCCAGGGTGGGCATATTGAGGGATGTGGGGACACCTAGAGGATTTGGGGTTCTTGACACTCAGACTCAGGAATGACCAACCAGTCTTGCATTTTGCTCACCTGACAAGAGCACTTCCCAGTGAGATCCTGCCACAGAACTGCTGCGTCCATCAGAACCCACTCTGGTTCTACAGCCGCAGAGCTGGAAGCTGTTGTTAAAAGATGAACACGCTGCCGTCTTCACACAGCCCCCCCACCGAGCCCCAGCTTGGCTCGCCCCACTTTGCCCTTCCCACGCTCATGTTTACACGAGGCCCCAGCCCCTCAGCTGCTTCAGTGTCGCTCAGGGCAGAACTGTCTCAGGGACACTTTGCCGGGCCACAGCCCAAGTCGGAGCAGCCAGCTCTGGATCCTCCCGTTTTCTCCTctaagagggtgtcagacctgCTTCTGGATGTATCCCTCCAGCAAACACTTTGACATGAAAAGCTATTCAtttgtctatatatgtgtgtggatgcatgtcacagctctctcctttcaccatggggTCCCCACATTTGGTGGAAGGCACCTTTACCCACGGCTATCTTGCCAGGACCTCTTGCCAGGACCACGTTTTGTCATTTTGAGATGACAGGTTTGTGGAGGCCTTTCCCAGGACGGTGAGCTACACCTTCCCTTAGTGAGGTCTGGTACCGTGTACATGGACCATTTGTTGGCcagcacaaaaggaaaagaaacatttttcccCCCTGAACCTGTATTTTCCCTGCTCTTGtaatctttcttccttcataTTAAAAGTGCCTCTTTCTCCTAACCCCTTGATGGAGCTCAGTTTGTTACTGACTCTAGTTCTTGGCGCCCCACCCCCCCACAAAGTACCAGAATGGTAATTATTAAcacagcagagtcaggcagacataGCTGTTATATCTGTCCAGTGTggatgaagtcctgggttccattccagcACCGCATGAACTGGGCATGgaatgcatacctgtaatcccagcactcgggaaggaaggaagacagtatTCAAGGCCATACgtggctaaaagttaaagttcagCCTTTAATACACGGGatcctatctttttaaaaaaaattagtattgggttgtggtggtgcacgcctttaattccagtacttgggaggcagaggcaggtggacctttgagttcaaagccagcctggtctacagaattagttcaggacagacagggctgttatatagaggaaccctgtctcagaaaacaacaacaaaaaaaacaaaaataaataaagattaggATAAGCATTTGATTCAGGTAGCATCATTTCCAGTGTGCTTATCAGCTCTGACTTGCTCGATTCATTACTGCGAATTGTCTTGGCTCCTTTCCCATGCTGTTGTCTACTTTGTGCCCAAGCTTCTTTCTCTATCAGGAAGTGACAAAATTCAAGTCTACAAACTGTGCTTCCAGACAGTAGCAACTTCTTGGGGGAAACTCCCTGGAGGCGACAATAAAATGAGCTTTTCTGATAACTGGTGACTCGACTCATGGTTTTGTCCGCTACTGTGGGCCTAGGGGGATTACTTCAGGTAATGTTTTGTAGTCTCTTAAAGGGCACGCATTCTTGGTTTGCCTTAGTCCTGAAGCACGATCCTGCCATTCAAAACCACACCAGTAGGCACAGCCAGTGAAGTCACTGTGATCCCAAACACCTGTGTTTATGCTGGGTCCTGAAGGTCATTGGGAATGCTGTGACCTCTGATACACTAGATCATCTAGGAGATGTTGCTAAGCATCATCCTTTAGAGAAGAAAgccttttattttgaagaaacaaatttctATCACTCATATCAATTCACATACTTTTAGAACAGAATGGAAAATATTCTCTGAATTAACATCATCTCTCATTATACCCACACAAGGATCATGTTACTAAAGAAAAATTCCGCCAATTTCCATGATACACCAGGCCGTCATGGCTGCAATGAATTGAAGATTGGAACACTTaacaggtagtggtggctcatgcctgcaattccagcattaGGCAAGTTAGCAGGAGAATCACCTGTGTTTGACGATACACATTAAGACCTTATTTCTGAAATACAAAAGAGGGGACATTTGGCTTTGACACATGGAATCTTTCCAAAACGTTGGCCCGCTGAGAACGAATGGCGATTTTGCTTTACAACCGAGAATGTCTATCAGATGTGACTGGAAATCACCTCTGCCAACTTGACTAAGACAGTGGCCAATGCACACTGGGAGGTGACTTACTGTTTGGATTACTGGCTGATGTTTTAGATCTCTCCTGTTATTTCCGTTGACTCtggtatttcattttcttgtgtaAATGTGTTTTCTAGCAAACCTGATTTGTAGTGACTGAGTTTGTGTGCACAACTCAGTTTGTTCCCACTGGGATAGACAATCTTTAGAAAAACAGTCCCTTGAAACAGCTAAACCCTTGCATatgggtggggcagggaggggtAGTTTGAGAACAGAGTCATAGACTCAAACCTCATTGCCATTCAGCTTTTACAAAGGAAGGCTGTGGCCGTCCGTGCACTGGATGGAGTTTTCACTCCAGGGCCAGGGCACCCCTGCTAGCACTGTCCCGAAACAGAAGCCCATCTGCAGGGCGAAGACAgcgacccaggctggcctctcatgAACAGTAACTTCACAGTATAAGTAAGTCTTTCTGCCTTACAACCTGCTTTTGAGTTTAATTTTCAAGTGGGAACCCGTACAGCTGATTAGACGAAAGAAACACGAAGCGGATGCAGGAGCTGGCACAAGCCCTTCAGATACGCGCACTGGCATCTTCATTAGACTAGCTCAATGGAGGAACTGAGTCACCAGCCCAAACACTGTCCTGAGAATAGGGAGGCAGCTATTATCTGGGACCTGTCTTCTCTCCAGCGTGTGTTTCCACGGCCAAGTTTCTTCTGGAGTCAGCTTCACTGGTTCGCCATCGTGGGTGTCAGCCAGCCACGCTTCTGCAGGTCCCTCAGTCCATCTCCTAAGGAGAGAGCAGCAGCAGTCAGTCTCAGGACTCGGTGCCCTAGAACACGAGCACCAGACTCTAGCTGTGTGTGGCTCAGCAAACCGCTGGCCTCACAGCAGagacctgggctccatccccgGCACCACTGACCACATGTGGTGCGCTGTAgtcccaacattcaggaagctgaggtagcaAGAGTACCTTGTATTCTGGGCCATCTTCGGATAGAGGTggattctgccccccccccccaataaataaacaaCCCCTCCCTTCGGCTTCactgagaccctacctcaaaaagatAGGTAGAGCAAGACAAAAGGAGACACCTGAAAACGACCTCTGGCTTcaacaggcacccacacacaagcTCATGCTCATGcgcacaccacatacatacttAAGCTCAGGTTTGTGACAA
This genomic window contains:
- the Bcl2l13 gene encoding bcl-2-like protein 13, yielding MASSTPVPVGFHYEAKYVVLSYLGLLSQEKQEGPSSQGDVTPQSLDPEVLLKVKSEIEEELKSLDKDVSEAFTSTGFDCHTSPVFSPANPESSIEDCLAHLGERVSRELKEPLHKALQVILSQPLTYQAYRDCTAETAAHTGGWNKVLVPLVLLQQMLLELTRRGQEPLSTLLQFGVTYLEDHAAEFIVQQGGWGTVFSLESEEEEYPGIIAEDSNDIYILPSDNSGQVSPPESPTVTTSWQSESLPVSLSASQSWHTESLPVSLGPESWQQIAMDPEEVKSLDSSGAGEKSENNSSNSDIVHVEKEEVPEEAFPEAAAPLLPQITTKEASEMRVEKASPTPSVFVEFGEEELEAAAAARPAALEGAESAVQLSAEGAGGRKESHTGEAIAAGVAKSAMPIEGKAVLLFGGAAAVAILAVAVGVALALRKK